One Heyndrickxia oleronia genomic window, GTTTGACCTGTCATATAATCAGATGCAGTAGAAGCTAAGAATACTACCACACTTGCAACATGTTTTGGATCACCAAAGCGAGCTAACGGTATTTGCTTAAGCATTTCAGATTTAACTTCCTCAGGAAGCTTATCAGTCATATCGGTTGTTATAAATCCTGGAGCTACAGCATTAACATTTATCCCACGTGATGCAAGCTCCTTTGCTGTCGTTTTAGTTAAACCTATCACTCCAGATTTTGCAGCTACATAATTAGCTTGTCCAGGATTACCGCTTACACCAACAATGGAAGCAATATTAATTATTTTTCCAGAACGTTGCTTCATCATTTGCCTTGTTACTCCCTTTGTGCAAAGGAATACACCTTTTAAATTGATATTAATAACGTCGTCCCATTCCTCTTCCTTCATTCTCATCAATAAATTATCTCTTGTAATACCTGCATTATTAATAAGAATATCGATTTTACCGAAAGTCTCAATTGTTTCTTTGACCATATCTTGCACTTCATTATTATTGGCAACATTACACTGAATGGCTTTGGCCTCTCTACCTAAAGCTAATATTTCTTTGACAACTTCCTCAGCTCTATCTTTACTC contains:
- the fabG gene encoding 3-oxoacyl-[acyl-carrier-protein] reductase, which produces MQLEGKVALVTGGSRGIGREIALELAREGANVIVNYSGSKDRAEEVVKEILALGREAKAIQCNVANNNEVQDMVKETIETFGKIDILINNAGITRDNLLMRMKEEEWDDVININLKGVFLCTKGVTRQMMKQRSGKIINIASIVGVSGNPGQANYVAAKSGVIGLTKTTAKELASRGINVNAVAPGFITTDMTDKLPEEVKSEMLKQIPLARFGDPKHVASVVVFLASTASDYMTGQTLHVDGGMVM